The Citrus sinensis cultivar Valencia sweet orange chromosome 4, DVS_A1.0, whole genome shotgun sequence DNA segment GATAACTAGGAGTGGTTTTGATTAGGTTTATCCTTAGTTTAACCATCCACTCGTTTAAATCCTGCTTACGGGTTTCTCTTTGGTAGTGATTTATGGCAAGGCAAgcacaataaaattatgagtTAAGCCTTATTATGGTCGTCCTATTTTATCACCTAATAGCAACGTGAGCATAATAAGACCTAAATAAAGCTTTATTATGTTCATCTTATTTTATCACctaaacaaacatattaattgataataacaTAATGTTGGTAACTTCGAGGCAAACGTATTCCCACTTCACCGACTGTTAGATCATTCGAGGGTACGTATATGTAGAACCTTATTTGGACTTAGACAGTCTGTGTGATGCAAGTGAACTTGATCAAATAAACATGATCCCAGCAAAACATCCTGACAAAAGGCTGTCggcacttttttctttttgaacggaaagattaaaaattaaaacaatttggtaatttaaactaatttataCCCAGAAAATTTTGGGAGCTACTTTTAACGTCTCATACTTTTAATTCGAATTCAGCAGTACgtgtttttgaaatttcagaAGCAGGTCGATGGATGCAAGtaatcataatcatatatttGTGTCCCTTTGGTATAAATGTTTCTTCAAACATAGAGTTCCTGTTTTTACCAGTAACTCTATGTTTTGGTCAAAATTAATACAGCCAACAGAAATAAtgttgaagaattgaagatttctattacaaaattcattcattaataattaatatttttacagaAAGTTTTGTGACGTATTAAAGCTCAATTTACTCACTTCATAGATCATATGTACATATTCTGATAAGCCAATTTATAATCAGTCAACTGGTAAGTGACTTGTTCATCATCCATTTGCAGCTCTGAGAGATTGCCTGCTGAAGATATTTGAAAGCCTTTTGATAATTTAGAAAACCCATAAACCAGAAATCAAAACCGTCCACGGTATACACTTCAATATACTTTTCTGATTGCTTCTTCATATTTACGCGTTGATCTACTCTCTTTATTTTACTTAGAGGAATCAAAACCTGCACAAATTAATTTGCCAATACATATTACAATTAATGCTAGAAAGTAagagaaaattcaaattaaattataattgatcATGTACCTTGTAATGAACCCTAATCAATTCTCCACTTGAGGAATAGAATTTGAGTGATCTCTCACTGCAGAAGGCAACTTTGTTTGTGGAGATAAAGAGGAGGCCGGCTATAGGACCTGCTGTTGTTGACAAATAGCATTGGCAAGCCTTCAACAAATTTTCTCCTTCCTTAACACTAAATAATTGCTTGAAAATTCTCTCCACACCACCTACTTGAATAATTTTAGCCCCCAAGCTCAGTTTCCCCTTCACAGTTTCCGTAATCTTGGGCGCCAGCCTCACTGTACAACATATATCACAGCAAATCATTAAGtacattttatttgtataacaAAACGTTAATATATACTAATGTTATTAACTTATGAATGTAACATGCAGTGTAAcgtatataaatatataattaccaTGTTCTTTGACTCCAGTAGCAAAATTATTTGCTTTCTTCCCTAGCTTACTCATTCTTTTGAGAACTGGTAAGTGCCTCGATGGCGTCTCATCAACTGGAATCTCCATAACTGAACTGTTATGATTCGTTCTCGGAGAAATGTTTTGTTGGTTATCATATATAGATGAAACCTAGTTCAAGGGTTTTTCCTCTTGGGATTGAATTTATATATAGCAAGTGATGGAATCTAGCTTTTTGTTGTATATGAATCACCACCTTAGCATGAACAAGTATAACGTGGCATATGCTAAAGGTCGTGTGCATATGGCCGctttaaagtaattaattgaaaacaaagtTATCATAGAAATTAAAGTTAGGTAATTGACGTggtcttttaaataaataattaagatagTTAGATTCTTGTATGttaactaaagtttaatttaattcttggTGTGCAAGATATCATCCTCGATGATCAAACtaagacaaaataatttgGTAGCCGGTCTGAGTTGGCGAggctaattataaataagcgTAAAAATTTGCATCcattgattgatttttcttcaatattcCGCAAATGTAAACAAAACCTTGTCCGAATTCTATGAGCTGGCATTGAATCAATTTCATTACATCATGAGTCCTAAGACCTCTTGTATCATCAGACAATCTTAATTactgattaattaattcaattggGACCAAACATACTTCATCATTCAATacttaatttgtcttttttgttTACACGTGTCTGTTGTTCATTGctcatattttgtttaatactCAGCTCATTATTATGATTTACGAGATAAAAACTAACAATATATTAGAAATGTTCTAATTTAGAatcttaaatttgttaaagtCTGGAAAaactatataatatattagtaTAATCGCATTGTACTACtaaattatattgtttaataacttttccacattttaataaagtcaaggatttgtgttgtgtgtgtgtgtaacgACACGTTATTAAAGTATGCGATTTAATAGCGTGTCCAGtcgaaaaaaaatgagggccCCGCACAtgagaataattatatatatgtgtgtgtgagGGCATGtgtgtttgaaaaatagatAGACTAGTCTATAAATGATTGTTCGAATTCCTTAtctaatttatgttaaaaaaaatgacaggCGTTTCACAAAATTAACTATACCATTTTTCCAAATGGGATCAAGtaaataaagtaatttgtgAAGTTGGTAAGCTTAACAAGTAAGATGTATATTGcatcctttttatttatttattttttggttcttGTACCAACTACATGATGGCGTGTCACTGAAACTTTCCGAGGTGGCATATCAGCTTTGTGATGGATTCAAgttctctttttattcttggATAAGAAAAGGAAGACAAAAGGCCATTTGCGAAGCATTCATGTTGCACCAACCAACTTATCAATAAAGATATCACAATCTAAAGATTTCAGGGTGATTGCATCAGACCATAAAGCATGACTACTGATTCTGGGGGCTTGTTCTAATTTTGCTGACTCATTATGTTATAGATTGACTTCATTGATTTTAGGCCAGTATTTTGATACACACGTGAACTATTcaagtataaaatatattagcaTAATAAAAGATGTATTGatgtataaaatatatagatgGTAGCAGTATTTGACCTTAGAATCTCAGTGTGCATTGAATCTTCTGAATCTAGGGAActtgttgaaattaaaaaattaaatcctgtgatttttcctctctttttgtttctttggtGAGTCAGCCAAATATATATCTGACTCATGAGTCATACTTAACCTCGAAGgaaaattcatattaatatttctGGCAAGTTTCATACAGTTTGAGAGAAATAAACCACCTTTGAGAAAAGGGCAGTGGAGCTTTTGGTTAATTCATTGGTCAAAGGAAAAAGCTTGCTTATCACATTAGATGATTCTTGATTCTGACGTGTAAGTGAATGGGCAGCAGGCTGGCCACCATTAACAATAACGCTGCCTCGCCCTTTATGTTCCATCTCAGCGGGAAACAATAAGCACTGCTTAAAGCACTTTAATTTCCCTCATCAAAGTCATCTAAAGCCGGTTCTGAAATCTGAATCTCTGCTTACTCTAGCTAAACAAAAAGGCTATTTCAACTTTTTGATGTTTGTGGTAAAGAAGATTGCCATATCATAGCCACGTCGGCCAC contains these protein-coding regions:
- the LOC102622779 gene encoding GEM-like protein 4; translated protein: MEIPVDETPSRHLPVLKRMSKLGKKANNFATGVKEHVRLAPKITETVKGKLSLGAKIIQVGGVERIFKQLFSVKEGENLLKACQCYLSTTAGPIAGLLFISTNKVAFCSERSLKFYSSSGELIRVHYKVLIPLSKIKRVDQRVNMKKQSEKYIEVYTVDGFDFWFMGFLNYQKAFKYLQQAISQSCKWMMNKSLTS